CGCTTTTAAAATTATGGCATAGAATACGCGGATTAATAGCCCTCTGTTTTtttaccaaatctatatctaacaGTTAGTAAAGCACACACTTCTTATAAAAAAAAGTTATCGTCCTTATATTGATATCTCTAGTAGGAATATGAAGAAAGATAAATTTGAGTAACATGGGTTTCACTCTTGAAACTTTATCATCTAATTCTTTCTTAAAGTAAGAATTCATTGTTACCCAGTCGTAGGATGGGGCAAATTTCAAGGATGACTATCCTCTTTCATCTCTAAGATCATACCCAGATAAAAAATAGTACGTACGAAATTAATTTCCAAAATAGTTATAAAAAATTTTGTTGGCTACATGTAAATGAAATCTGGAATTCACACTAATAACACCATTTCAAATTATTTCATATTGCCCCTTCACCCATGTCACGTCATTTTATAacattttttttctaattttttgcGTCTAGTATTACTCATCTAAGAATACTTGCAAACCCTTGTtgagaagaaaataaaattaaCTTGAAAATGGTAATTAGCAGGATGTGTGAAAATTGggttaaaaatattaataatgaTAATAGGAAACAAAATGATTTATTGAGGTCGTATTGTAACATATTGTcatatattattaaattttaatttacaattaattttagaaaatattaaaCGAATTCTAATTAGagaaataaattttgaaattgtGTCAAAATTGTTATAgatataaattgataatatttaATACCCAAAACAGACTTTTGAAAAAAATGCCGTTAGACTAGGGTTTTGGATTAGGGTTTTTATCGCTACATATATAAGTAGGACCATCCTTTTATCAAGACATCATTCAGCCACCAAACATCATTCCGCCACCAAACTACTTTCTATTCCTTCAGACAATGAGATCTAAGAAATTCAAGCCAATGGCAAGTCATGAAAGCACAAACCCTGACACCATCCCTTTCATTCCAGAAGAAATCATGTACAACGTGTTTTTAAGGCTGACAGTGAGGGATCTTTCCCGATGTAAGGGAGTTTGCAACTCATGGCGGTCTATAATTTCTAGTTCCCATTTTATCAAAACTCACCTCTCTAAATCAACTAATGACCCTCATTTTACTCAACATCGTCTCCTTTCTAGTTATACACCTTTTAATTCGGATCTTCAGCTAAAAAGTTGTTCCATATATTCACTGCTTAATGAGCCTGACAATATTGAAGCCCTTGAGCTTGAATATCCGGATACAATCACCTATGTAGTAGGTTACTGTAATGGGTTGATTTGTTTAATTAATAGGTCGCGGTAACTACGTTTTCTTTTGGAACCCATCCACAAGAAATTCAAGAAAACTACCTATGCTTGATACGATTACTCGTCGTTATAAGCATATAACCTATGGGTTTTGCTACAATGAATTAGCCGATGATTTTTTGCGGTCGCTACCACTGATTGGAAACATGAAATGTCAGTTTATAGCTCAAAATCTGACTCTTGGAGATTGATTGGAGATTTTGTTTCTTATAAGCTGCCGTCTGGAGGGTACTTGGGAAATGGAGCTATGCACTGGCTTGTCACTCCCAATCTGCAGCTTAAAGACGTCCCACAAAGGTTTCCTTATATTATTTCTCTTGATGTAATAAGGGATACATTTCGAGAAGTTATGCTGCCAAACTGTGGAGAAGCTATAATGACATGGAGTGTGGGCACTTTCTGTGAAAACCTTTGTGTGCTCAGCAAGATGTCCCTTGATGCCCGTGTCGAGTTATGGGTAATGAGAGATTGTGGTGATCAAGATTCATGGATAAAATTGTTCACCATCCCACATATGGATAGGCTAAATCGCAGCCTTTATGTTACACCTACACCTATCTGCACTTCTGTAAATGGTGATATTATGCTTCTTGTGGATTCAACCATAGTACTCTACTACACAAAGGATAACACATTCAGGGATCTGCTAAACAACAGAAGTTGTCTGAGTTCAAAAGTGTATACCTATGTTGAGAGTTTAGTTTCACCCAGCTTGTAAACATCAGCAAGTGAAAAGAaatgaaaatatttatatttacatgttTTTTATATTACTTCTTCAGACTACTGTGATTAGGGGAAGACTTTAAAAAAATTGTATGTATAAAACCTAATTTATAATATGCATAGTAAAAGTTTATATTTATATtgattgatttatttaattacaaaaGATTCAAATGTATTATGTAATATTACATTTTATCTATCATATTCTATGATGGGGTGTGTTTTCCTGTGTTAGGGTTGCTATTCTAATATGCAACAAGTTGCTTGTATTCACACCTATGTGGTGATATTATGTTCAAATTATAAAAACTAAAATGAcatatattttagaaaattgtccatatatatatatatgtatttgtggtTTCTATATTCAATGCATTCTTATAGATGCATGTAATATCTGAAACTATTCATAAAACATAAATTTCTTAGAATCCCATATTTAGGCCGTGCAGATTTTTTTATGAACCACTATagtttaaatttttaataaaaattggtcgtattgaaatatttaattatttgagTAAGATTTTATATGTTCTTTCCCGAGTTATtagtataaaaattatttttgtctAAAATATTCATATGACTACATATTCATGTACTCTAAATGTGTTCATATGAGGACATATCGTGCATGTTAATAATCTAGCTAGACATTATATGGTATAAACTGCAAAAGTCAAATCTTGTGtcttcaaaaatataaaattctgTATTACTTTTTTCCATTataacacacatatatatatatatatatcattctTTCTTTACATATATGCTTTTATTTAATATAGAATATATAATTAGAGGAAAGTTCAATGGAGTCCTAGTTTAATTGGAGACTTGGAGTCCTTAATCCTGACCATTCATTTCTGCTTAATCCTACGGTCATTATTTATAGTGTttttaattcttaattaataattatagGATTATAAAGATTCAGTATTGTCGTGACAGTTACATCAACGTGGTTATGGGATTCACTATCTTGTTTGTAGATATGAACTTACCTATCCGACTTTTTAGTATCCCACCTATTCTTATTCAACATCTAAACACTGGACTGGTTTTGCATTCTCCATTCTTTTACTCCTTGATTAAACCGTTGATTTTTTTGGTTTAAAAAAGCATGACTATGACTAACGTTGAAGAATCAGGTAAATCATCAGTAATTGATTTAAGCATAATCGTTTTTGATATACTAtgttttgaatacaaatgttgCAGTATCCTAGTGTGTTTCAATTAAAGAACCATTTATAGTGTTGTATTAATTAATTTTTTGGTTAAATATTAGGTTCTCAATCCCATCCTCATATTGAAAGCTCTGACTCTGAACAATCGGAATGTGAAAAAGATTCCGAAGAATCAGAATGTGAACAAGATTCTGAACAATCAAAAGGGGAGACCAGTAGTGAAAGCTCAGATGAAGATTTGGAGGAATCAAATAATGAAAATGGGTGTGAGTCTACATGTTTTGTTTCCGTGGATGGTAGAGAACTTTGGACACCAAAATGTGACAACAAGCACAAACCACAAACAAATCAGTATTTTTCAACTTTTGAAGAAGCTGTTAAATTTTATAAGGAATACGGCCGCGCTTGTGGATTTGCTGTTCGAAAGTCGACTAAGAGAACTAATGGTCGTGGTACTTTATTGGCCAGACATGTTATTTGTAACCGTGGTGGCAATCCAGATAGGAGCACTTGTAAAGTATCAAGTGAAACTATTGGGAACGGGCCGAAGAAAACCAGACGAACAACATCTCGTAGATGTAATTGCAAAGCTCGGATAGTTTTGAAACCTGTAGGAACCGGAGGTTTGGTTATAATGGGTTTTAACGAAGAACACAATCATCCTCTAGCATCTGGAGCTGAGAAAATGTTTTTAAAATGCAACAGGAATGTATCTGTTCCTCACCAGAACCTTATAATGGATTGTGCAAGAGTCAATATAGGTGCAACAAAAGCATTCTCTTTAGCAAAAGAACGAGCTGGATCATATGAAAAAGTGGGTGCTACGTTAACCGATTTTAAGAATTTTGCTAGAGACGTAAAAGCTCGTATTGGAAAGCATGATTCTGATATGATTTTGGCCAAGTTTAAATTAAAGAAGGAGAGCTCTCAAAATACATTTTACTATGACTATAAGGTTGATAGGAAGGGCCACTTGACCGGTCTTTTTTGGACAGATGCAATTGGGCAAGCAAATTTTGATGTGTTTGGCGATATAGTTTCATTTGACCCTACTTTTCGGACTAATAGGTAAGTACATATATTTCTATCTTTTATTTACTTGCCAATGTACAATTTTATTAAATGAAAGTCTATACTAGTTTGTGAGGTATCCATTTCATTGACGTGTTTTTGTTCCTCAATTAAACTAGTCAGTGTGGTACGTTATAATAACTTGTacataattatgtacgattaTAACTTAGAACTTGAAAAGATTAAATTCTAAATATCCACTTTAATTTATATATCCTTCTTTAAATGGTCATCTATTCTTATGCTTCTTACCGGGGACATCATACATTAAAAAATTTGAAGGTTAGTAATATATTAGTGGAATGTTTGATGCTAGTTATTATCTTGGCAGATTTATATAACAGAATATTGTTCTATATGTGAATTATAAAGCATAAATACCCCATGCTCGCATACATATTTACATTTTAGCAGTACATGTGATTACAAACAATTGTACTTAGAATTATGTAATATTATAGAGTTTATTTTAAATGCTCCACTTGAGATGCACATTATATAGTATGATGTCTGATTTGTGTTGCTTCTGCTCATATGGCAGATATAACATGGTATTTGTACCTTTTACCGGTGTTAACAATCATTGGAAGAATGTTACGTTTGCTGCTGGTCTATTGGCGAAGGAGaattataaaaatttcaaatgGCTCATTAATACTTTTAAGAAAGTAATGGGTCGTGCCCCCCGTTGTGTAATTACAGATCAGTGTGCTGCCATTAAAAAGGCTTTAAATAAGTGGTGGCGTCAAACAAAACATCGACTTTGTATGTGGCATATCATGAATAAGTTACCGACAAAGGTAAATTAAATTAATAAGTATGCATCTTTTAAATCATATGCTCATACATAAATCTTATGTCAAgttttttcattattttttttttatttttttttattaaggTTGGTCCTGCTCTAGCTTCAGACAAGAAATTTATCCAGAAATTGAAGTCTGCAGTTTATTCAGATCATTTAACGCAAACAGAGTTTGTGGAACGTTGGAATGATGTCATTGTAGAATATAAATTGGAGTCTAATCCTTGGTTGACTGAAATGTTCAACAAACGCAATGAATGGATTCCAACTTATTTTTCAGACATAGAAATGGCTGGTTTGCTAAGAACTACTTCAAGGTCTGAGAGTTCTAATAGCTTTTTTCAGCACTTCCATGAAGGCGGTCACACATTAGTAGAATTCTATTCTAGTTTTGAGAGTGCCATGGACAAGCAACGTCTTAAAAATGCCGAAGATGACAAGAGATCTGATCAAATACCTTTCACTGATACCTCAATGAGCATTGAAGTAGATGCATTTAAGTTGTATACACTTGAACTCTATTATCTTGTCAGGGAAGAGATCAAAGCAGCTTGTTATCATACTAGTATGCCAGATATTACAAGAGATAATGAGCATCGTTATTTTAAAGTTAAAGATGATCTACTACATGATAAAATTTTTGAGGTATATTTCAGAATAGTCATTTCTCTATGGAAATATCGTAATATACTTAAGTTTTCCTGCATTATTATATGAATCTTCAATCTTATTTATAATTCATACTTTTGAGTTTAATGTCTATGACCTATAGTATGTGTTCGTGCTATATTTTTGGTAGTTTTGTGAAATCTTAGGTCTTCACTCTTATTCATGTTTCTCAGTGGTTCTGATGTCATTCGACACTGCCTTAGTATAGCATCTGACAACACGTGATGCTATTTCTCACTTAGTCGACACGTGATATAGCTCTCTTCTGGCAAATTTGTTATGATATTAGTGTTTGAGCTACTTTGTTCCTTATTGTGAACAATAGAAAACAATTTTTTtagagttttgaataataatatatATCACCTCAAAGTTTGTCCCCTTCTCAGGTTTCAGTTAGACTAAGTGACAACTATGTGCAATGCAACTGCAAATTTTTCTTTCAAAGAGGTTACCTATGCA
This is a stretch of genomic DNA from Apium graveolens cultivar Ventura unplaced genomic scaffold, ASM990537v1 ctg9213, whole genome shotgun sequence. It encodes these proteins:
- the LOC141705684 gene encoding protein FAR1-RELATED SEQUENCE 5-like encodes the protein MGFNEEHNHPLASGAEKMFLKCNRNVSVPHQNLIMDCARVNIGATKAFSLAKERAGSYEKVGATLTDFKNFARDVKARIGKHDSDMILAKFKLKKESSQNTFYYDYKVDRKGHLTGLFWTDAIGQANFDVFGDIVSFDPTFRTNRYNMVFVPFTGVNNHWKNVTFAAGLLAKENYKNFKWLINTFKKVMGRAPRCVITDQCAAIKKALNKWWRQTKHRLCMWHIMNKLPTKVGPALASDKKFIQKLKSAVYSDHLTQTEFVERWNDVIVEYKLESNPWLTEMFNKRNEWIPTYFSDIEMAGLLRTTSRRSHISRILF
- the LOC141705676 gene encoding F-box/kelch-repeat protein At3g06240-like, with the protein product MSVYSSKSDSWRLIGDFVSYKLPSGGYLGNGAMHWLVTPNLQLKDVPQRFPYIISLDVIRDTFREVMLPNCGEAIMTWSVGTFCENLCVLSKMSLDARVELWVMRDCGDQDSWIKLFTIPHMDRLNRSLYVTPTPICTSVNGDIMLLVDSTIVLYYTKDNTFRDLLNNRSCLSSKVYTYVESLVSPSL